The following nucleotide sequence is from Nitratidesulfovibrio termitidis HI1.
GGACACCGACCAGTACATGAAGGGGAACCCCAACCGGCTGCGGCCCAGGCACCAGACGCTGGTGGACACCATGCGCCAGGAAGGCAGGGCGCGGCTGTCCTTCAACTGGGGGTTCTTCGAGGCGGGCGATTCCAAGCTGCCGGAACTGGCGGGCATTCGCGCGGCGGCCATCGGCTCGCTGTACGTGCTGCTGATCACCCTGGCCATCAGCTTTCCCGTGGGGGTGATGTGCGCGGTGTATCTGGAGGAATTCGCGCCGGACAACCGGCTGACCCAGATCATCGAGGTGAACATCAACAACCTGGCGGCCATCCCGTCCATCCTGTACGGGCTGCTGGGGCTGGCCATCTTCATCAACTTCATGGGCGTGCCCCGTTCGTCCGCCATGGTGGGCGGGCTTACCCTGTCGCTGATGACCCTGCCCGCCATCATCATCAGCACGCGGGCGGCCATCCGGTCCATTCCCCCGTCCATTCGTGAGGCGGCACTGGCCCTTGGGGCCACGCCGTTGCAGGTGGTGTGGCACCACGTGCTGCCGCTGTCGCTGCCGGGCGTCCTGACCGGCACCATCATCGGCCTGGCCCGCGCCATGGGCGAAACCGCGCCCCTGCTCATCGTGGGCATGATGGCCTACATCCCGGAAGCGCCGGAAAACTTCAACAGCGCGGCCACGGTGCTGCCCGCCCAGATATTCACCTGGGCGTCTGATTCGCAGCGGGCCTTTTCCGAACGCACCGCAGCGGGCATCATGGTGCTGCTGGTGTTGCTGCTGGGCATGAACGCCACGGCCATCTGGCTGCGCAACAAGTACGAGCGCAAGTGGTAGGGGCGGCGCGAGCCGCGCTTGGTGCTAGGAAACAGGCAGAGATGCACGAACGGCGGCCCCACAGGGGGCCGCCGTTTTCATGTTCTGCGCACGGGAAATCAGCCGTTGGTATAGACGGACAGCAGAAAGCCCACGCGGTCGGAGTATTCGGCCATGTCGAGCGTCTTCAGTTCCGCATCGGCGGGGTCGATGATCGTCAGCTCCGAAAAGGCCACGCCCCTGGAGGGCGGCAGGAACGGCAACAGGGGATTGACGAAGGAATAGCGCGCGCCCACCACCAGCACCGCATGCCCGACGCCGGTTTGCTGGTTCGTTATGCCGAGCATCACAGGCTGGTTGTTGCCCAGCGTCTTGACGAGATGCATGGCTCCCGCCTCGGTGAGCGTGGTGTTCACGAAGCCCATGGAACGCAGCATGTCGGCCACGCTGCCCGCCTTGCCTGCGTCGTCGGTCTTGCTCTTGTACCGTGCGACGATGGTCTCCTGGTCGATGTATCTGCCGTCGCGCGACCCGATAAGACACTGGACGCATGCCGCCCAGCAGTATTCCTCGTCCTTCTGTTTTTCCGGCTTTGCTATCTGTGTACAGCTGATGGTGTAATCGTTGGTTCCAATGCTCTGGGACTTATACATGAAGTTGGTCTGCGGGGTGACGGTAATGGCCTTGCCATTCACCTTGATCTTGCTGCTCAGATCGTATGCCGCCTGGAAAGCGTTGCTGATCTCCTTGCGCATGTCATGCTGCTTCGACAGGATATCCACATTGTATGTCTTTCTGTAATATTCGACGGAGGTGATCCGTTGTTCCAGTGTCGGAACAGGGATGGGCCCCACCGTGGTCATTCCCGTGGTGACGCAGCCGCTCAAAAGGATGAGGAGGACGAGGGCGGGTAAAAATGACGGCGCATGCATGTCACTGGCCCTCTTGCCGGGTGGCGTCCTGCGCGGCTTGCCCCGCATGCTGCTGGGAGGTGGAGGTTGTTCCCGCAGGTTTCGGAGGATTGTAGGCGAAAGGTTTGCCGTACGTTCCGCATCCGGCGAGCGTCGCAAGCAGAAAACATGCTGCGAGACATTTCATTTTCATGACAAGGCCCTCCCGGTTTTTGATGGTTGATCAAGAGTTGTATTTTTTCCTTCTTGTTTCCTGTACTTGCATGAGCATTTTCTTGAGGATATCCTCGTAGATATCCTTCGTTGTGGTGAATTGGTCGTCCAACGCCCTGCGTGCCTGAGCGCACTGGGAGATTTCCTGGACGTGCATGTTGAAATACACGTCTATATTCCGTTCAAGGGAGACGATGTCTTCGGATATCGGGTCGTGAGCGGACATTCTGGAAAAATACACCTTGGCCATGGCGCAGGCCGCATCATAGGGTTCCGTCATCGTGACGGAATTGTACGTCTTGGAGTGTTCCCTGCGGGTTTCCACGTCGTCGGGGCGCTGTCCGCATGCAATGCCAAGCTCAAGATCCTTGACCTGCGACATCAAATTCATCGTCGTTGTAATCGATTTGGAGAAATATCGTATTGTGTCTTCCTGCTTCTGCAGAAGTTCGAGCTGATAGCGTTCTTTTGATTCACGTTCGCTCATGACCCACGGAAACAGAATACTGACCAGCATGGCGGTCATGAGGGGAGTATTCAGTATCAACAAGGTGGTAATGAATTTTTTGGATGAACAGCACGGATGTGAGTGTGCATCATGAGGATGTAATGGGCAGTTGCGTATGCTCATGGTTGTGCAGGGGGTGTTTCGATTTCTATTTCAAGGCGATTTGTCCGGAATGGACGCTAATTGTTTATGAGGTGCGCATTGCTATGCAGATTTTCAGATGAATAATGTGTTTGAAATTTACTATAAATACAAATTGTTGCAGTGTGTTTATGGCAAGATGTATCGTGCTGCATGCCTGTGTTGCAGGCATGAATGAGCCATGCGCGCACGACAGCCAATGCAGAACATATTCTCCAAAGGGTGATGTTTGCGGTAGTATGCCTTGCTTCAATACTTTATTCAATATCTATTTTCATATATCCGTATGATCGTTTGCCATGGAACAGACTCTGGGGGGCCAGAGTCATCCTGCTTTGGAAACGGCGTTGATCGGGATGGCGCGGGCCGCGCCCGGTATCGTCCGCCCCATGTGACGACGAACGGCGGCCCCGAAGGGGGCCGCCGTTTTCGCGCGCGAGGGGAGG
It contains:
- a CDS encoding papain-like cysteine protease family protein is translated as MRKEISNAFQAAYDLSSKIKVNGKAITVTPQTNFMYKSQSIGTNDYTISCTQIAKPEKQKDEEYCWAACVQCLIGSRDGRYIDQETIVARYKSKTDDAGKAGSVADMLRSMGFVNTTLTEAGAMHLVKTLGNNQPVMLGITNQQTGVGHAVLVVGARYSFVNPLLPFLPPSRGVAFSELTIIDPADAELKTLDMAEYSDRVGFLLSVYTNG
- the pstA gene encoding phosphate ABC transporter permease PstA, with protein sequence MASLFGIDEKKLLRRRRAAERRFRLCAISALFLAGAFLVFFLFDITMKGYPAFQQAELLVTVNYTAEAHDNPYAAMDPDTVQIVSRSFTRLIPSMMAENSRLIGTSQELWVLASADTDQYMKGNPNRLRPRHQTLVDTMRQEGRARLSFNWGFFEAGDSKLPELAGIRAAAIGSLYVLLITLAISFPVGVMCAVYLEEFAPDNRLTQIIEVNINNLAAIPSILYGLLGLAIFINFMGVPRSSAMVGGLTLSLMTLPAIIISTRAAIRSIPPSIREAALALGATPLQVVWHHVLPLSLPGVLTGTIIGLARAMGETAPLLIVGMMAYIPEAPENFNSAATVLPAQIFTWASDSQRAFSERTAAGIMVLLVLLLGMNATAIWLRNKYERKW